In one window of Acanthochromis polyacanthus isolate Apoly-LR-REF ecotype Palm Island chromosome 8, KAUST_Apoly_ChrSc, whole genome shotgun sequence DNA:
- the mphosph6 gene encoding M-phase phosphoprotein 6, whose amino-acid sequence MAGDSVKLSKNLLRMKFMQRGLDAETKKQLEEDEKRIISDEHWFLDLPELRARENLIIEEKSFVPCEDLRFGRISFKGFNPEVEKLMLLLNPKEEEEEGDEDDQRRMQTDVTDEEMALRYESLVGSLKKKFAKKRERAAMDEDQNQNIMEEKKRVFLKPQD is encoded by the exons ATGGCGGGAGACTCGGTGAAGCTGTCCAAGAACCTGCTGCGGATGAAA TTCATGCAGAGAGGTTTGGACGCTGAGACCAagaagcagctggaggaggacgAGAAGAGGATCATCAGTGATGAACACTGGTTCCTGGACCTGCCGGAGCTCCGAGCCAGAGA GAACCTGATCATTGAGGAGAAGAGTTTTGTTCCCTGTGAGGATCTGAGGTTTGGTCGCATTTCCTTCAAAGGTTTTAATCCAGAAGTCGAG aaactgatgctgctgctgaaccctaaagaggaagaggaggaaggagacgAAGACGACCAGAGACGGATGCAGACGGACGTCACGGACGAGGAGATGGCTTTAAG ATACGAGAGTTTAGTCGGCAGCTTGAAGAAGAAGTTTGCTAAGAAGCGAGAACGAGCAGCGATGGATgaagaccagaaccagaacatcatggaggagaagaagagagtTTTCCTCAAACCTCAGGACTGA